A part of Biomphalaria glabrata chromosome 3, xgBioGlab47.1, whole genome shotgun sequence genomic DNA contains:
- the LOC106073921 gene encoding PRELI domain-containing protein 2-like isoform X2, whose amino-acid sequence MVAIINVKHVFKYPVDKVAEIHLTKYPTDKEPTVIKVETKEHKIDLNNGADYRRRWFFCQNVVPQIMRVINVLNEQEIIFEEETWLNLHNSNLRIESRNISFSKYARLSEESTFTPSVENPSWTIFEQHGRINVNHLGPLNRVLEMFAKKCFTIGATKALKVMEEILYERCHSEKGNTSQRSC is encoded by the exons atggtCGCTATAATAAACGTAAAACATGTATTTAAATATCCAGTTGATAAAGTTGCAGAAATACACTTGACCAAG TATCCCACAGACAAAGAACCTACTGTAATTAAAGTAGAGACTAAGGAACATAAAATTG ATCTTAATAATGGAGCAGACTACAGGAGGCGATGGTTTTTTTGTCAGAATGTTGTCCCTCAGATAATGAGAGTA aTAAATGTGCTAAATGAACAAGAAATTATATTTGAAGAGGAAACATGGTTAAATCTACACAACAGTAACTTGCGGATTGAGTCTAGGAACATTTCATTTTCAAAGTATGCCAGGTTGAGTGAAGAATCAACATTTACACCCTCAGTTGAAAACCCCAGTTG GACCATATTTGAGCAGCATGGTAGAATTAATGTGAATCATTTAGGACCTTTGAACAGAGTTTTGGAAATGTTTGCCAAGAAATGCTTTACTATTGGAGCTACTAAG GCATTAAAGGTGATGGAAGAAATTCTATATGAAAGATGTCACTCTGAAAAGGGCAACACAAGTCAGAGATCATGCTAG
- the LOC106073920 gene encoding nucleic acid dioxygenase ALKBH1-like, giving the protein MQVPDESKDLFTPEFKYYKAKNPPPDLSNVVDLLAESNHLDNICCISPHPTDLKPIAGLKPCHEWKVYQFSQYPGFFIIPNPFVEKYQYYWISRCLQDFPSDKSNETNLSALGAEKGCNFWTSFVGKNCQSISKDDPLRQLRWTTLGYHYNWTSKDYAEDNKAEFPRDVNCLAQYLAASLGFKHYKSEAAIINYYHTDSTLAGHTDHSEFDHSAPLFSISFGQTAVFLLGGKTKSVQPMAVYVRSGDICIMSGESRLAYHAVPKILPSSLPAIYSNASETSSISQISDVCSKHTVAPHAHIPNSDIQELSYKHEQKYLEDLASNQSLVVDTNLLLQQNSTCQQLDKEASCVDNPLIFYETYQLCIDEVNSRINSLMPGLNIEPFNRYLRSSRINLNIRQVLPHGVNSLHGVLSKPETT; this is encoded by the exons atgcaagttCCTGATGAGAGCAAAGATCTCTTCACACCAGAGTTCAAGTATTATAAAGCAAAGAATCCACCACCTGATTTGAGCAATGTTGTAGACCTTTTAGCGGAAAGTAACCATTTAGAT AATATATGTTGCATTTCCCCACATCCCACAGATCTAAAGCCTATTGCTGGCCTGAAACCTTGCCATGAGTGGAAAGTCTACCAGTTTTCTCAATATCCTG GTTTTTTTATTATACCAAATCCTTTTGTGGAGAAATATCAGTACTACTGGATCTCAAGATGTTTGCAGGACTTCCCTTCTGACAAAAGTAATGAAACCAATTTGTCTGCCCTTGGAGCTGAAAAGGGTTGTAATTTTTGGACTTCATTTGTAGGCAAAAAttg TCAAAGTATCAGTAAAGATGATCCTCTAAGACAGCTGCGTTGGACTACATTGGGTTATCACTACAATTGGACCTCAAAG GACTACGCGGAAGATAATAAAGCAGAGTTCCCACGAGATGTCAACTGCCTGGCTCAATATTTGGCAGCCAGTTTAGGATTCAAACACTATAAATCAGAGGCAGCTATCATCAATTACTACCACACTGACTCAACATTGGCTGGACACACTGACCACTCAGAGTTTGACCATTCAGCACCTCTGTTCTCAATAAG TTTTGGCCAGACAGCAGTATTTCTTCTTGGAGGTAAAACCAAGTCAGTCCAGCCCATGGCTGTCTATGTGAGAAGTGGAGATATTTGTATAATGAGTGGTGAATCACGACTTGCTTACCACGCAGTGCCAAAAATACTGCCATCATCATTGCCAGCAATTTACAGCAATGCCAGTGAAACATCATCCATCAGTCAGATATCTGATGTTTGTTCAAAACATACAGTAGCACCTCATGCACACATTCCAAATTCTGACATACAGGAACTCAGTTATAAACATGAACAGAAGTATTTAGAAGATCTTGCTAGCAATCAGTCATTGGTTGTAGATACTAACCTACTTTTACAACAAAACAGCACGTGTCAACAGCTAGATAAAGAAGCTTCATGTGTTGACAATCCCCTCATTTTCTATGAGACTTATCAACTATGTATTGATGAAGTGAATTCTAGAATTAACTCTTTAATGCCTGGATTGAATATAGAGCCATTCAATAGATATCTCAGATCATCTAGAATAAACCTTAATATACGTCAAGTGTTACCTCATGGAGTTAATAGCCTTCATGGTGTTCTTTCAAAGCCAGAAACAACTTGA